In Fundulus heteroclitus isolate FHET01 chromosome 8, MU-UCD_Fhet_4.1, whole genome shotgun sequence, a genomic segment contains:
- the btc gene encoding probetacellulin isoform X2, which translates to MAKMQGLYVVLLTALALWKYCLAEWNGTDASSNRTTSACQLHGKKDNCTGQDTGQWDGHFTKCPESLSHYCVHGECRYIKEQETPSCRCQSQYYGARCEYVSLDWLKGDGQGILIGCTIAGLLFLIFLIVSICVCSHRRKGRRRRRAKETKNGTEKDNMLSTSTSKTTDSTEMTRVQDSIGGP; encoded by the exons ATGGCAAAGATGCAAGGACTCTATGTAGTACTACTGACAG CTCTAGCCTTGTGGAAATATTGCCTGGCAGAATGGAACGGTACCGACGCGTCGTCCAACCGAACCACATCCGCATGTCAGCTTCATGGCAAGAAAGACAACTGCACAG GACAAGACACGGGACAGTGGGACGGCCACTTCACGAAATGTCCTGAGAGCCTGTCACATTACTGTGTCCACGGAGAGTGTCGTTACATTAAGGAACAGGAGACGCCATCCTGCAG GTGTCAGAGCCAATACTACGGAGCCAGGTGTGAGTATGTGAGCTTGGACTGGTTGAAAGGAGACGGACAAGGCATCCTGATAGGCTGCACCATTGCGGGGCTTCTGTTCTTGATTTTCCTCATTGTTTCCATCTGCGTCTGTTCACA TCGCAGGAAAGGACGGAGAAGAAGACGGGCGAAGGAGACAAAAAACGGGACAGAGAAGGACAACATGCTGAGCACGAGTACATCAAAGACGACGGACTCCACAGAGATGACACGTGTCCAGGACAGCATCGGGGGCCCCTAA
- the gng10 gene encoding guanine nucleotide-binding protein G(I)/G(S)/G(O) subunit gamma-10, with protein MTSNSNLSNMRRLVEQLKLEASVERIKVSQAAAELQQYCLQNASKDALLVGVPTGSNPFREPRSCAVV; from the exons ATGACTTCAAATTCCAACTTATCCAACATGCGACGGCTGGTGGAACAACTTAAACTGGAGGCCAGCGTGGAAAGAATTAAG GTGTCCCAggcagctgcagagctgcagcagtaCTGTCTGCAGAATGCCAGCAAAGATGCCCTGCTGGTCGGAGTCCCTACGGGGAGCAACCCCTTCAGAGAGCCGCGCTCCTGCGCTGTGGTCTGA
- the btc gene encoding probetacellulin isoform X1 — protein sequence MAKMQGLYVVLLTALALWKYCLAEWNGTDASSNRTTSACQLHGKKDNCTAGQDTGQWDGHFTKCPESLSHYCVHGECRYIKEQETPSCRCQSQYYGARCEYVSLDWLKGDGQGILIGCTIAGLLFLIFLIVSICVCSHRRKGRRRRRAKETKNGTEKDNMLSTSTSKTTDSTEMTRVQDSIGGP from the exons ATGGCAAAGATGCAAGGACTCTATGTAGTACTACTGACAG CTCTAGCCTTGTGGAAATATTGCCTGGCAGAATGGAACGGTACCGACGCGTCGTCCAACCGAACCACATCCGCATGTCAGCTTCATGGCAAGAAAGACAACTGCACAG CAGGACAAGACACGGGACAGTGGGACGGCCACTTCACGAAATGTCCTGAGAGCCTGTCACATTACTGTGTCCACGGAGAGTGTCGTTACATTAAGGAACAGGAGACGCCATCCTGCAG GTGTCAGAGCCAATACTACGGAGCCAGGTGTGAGTATGTGAGCTTGGACTGGTTGAAAGGAGACGGACAAGGCATCCTGATAGGCTGCACCATTGCGGGGCTTCTGTTCTTGATTTTCCTCATTGTTTCCATCTGCGTCTGTTCACA TCGCAGGAAAGGACGGAGAAGAAGACGGGCGAAGGAGACAAAAAACGGGACAGAGAAGGACAACATGCTGAGCACGAGTACATCAAAGACGACGGACTCCACAGAGATGACACGTGTCCAGGACAGCATCGGGGGCCCCTAA